The genomic segment TCGCGCGGAGCTCCTCGTCCGTCACCGCGGCGTCGCGGCGGCCTCTTCGGAGCTCGTCGCCGAGGAGGAAGAACGCCTGCCGGAGCGCGAGCCCCGGCAGCTCGACGTGCAGGATGCGCCCGGCGCGCTGGTGCGCGATGAGGCGCGCCCACGTCTCTTGCGTGATGTCGCGGGCGCGATCGATCCGGACGCCGCGCGCGAGGAGCGTGAGCAGCACGCGCCGATCGTGCTCGGCGATCAGCGCGTCCCAGTCGGGTCCTCGATGCGGTGTCGTGAGCGGCAAGGGGCCCTGGCGGGCGAGCAGCATGGATGGAGAACGTGCAGCTCGGCCGAACATATCGGGCGGGCGGGAAGGTTGTGCATAAGCCGTGGGAAGTGCTGCGAGCTTGACCATCCGCGGGCGGACGCCTATCGCCAATGCGTGATCTCGCAGGAGACCATCGCGCTCGTCAAAGAGCGCACCGACATCCTCGCGATCATCCAGGAGGCGGTGCCGTCGCTCAAGCGGCGCGGGCGCTCGTTCGTCGGGCTCTGCCCGTTCCACAAGGAGAAGACGGGCAGCTTCCACGTGAACCCCGACCGTGGTTTTTTCCACTGCTTCGGCTGCAAGGAGTCGGGCTCCGCCATCGACTTCCTCATCAAGCACGAGGGCTACACGTTCCCCGAGGCGGTGCGGGCCCTCGCGGAGCGCGCCGGCATCGCGGTCGAGGAGTCGAAGGACTCGTCGGCGTTCACGGAGTCCGATCGCCAGAAGAAGGCGCGGGACGAGCTCTACGCCGTCAACGCGCTCGCGGCCACGTTCTGGGAGGAGCAGCTCCGCAAGCACGAGCACCGCTCCTACGCGCTCGACGAGCTCGCGAAGCGCGACCT from the Labilithrix sp. genome contains:
- a CDS encoding sigma-70 family RNA polymerase sigma factor translates to MLLARQGPLPLTTPHRGPDWDALIAEHDRRVLLTLLARGVRIDRARDITQETWARLIAHQRAGRILHVELPGLALRQAFFLLGDELRRGRRDAAVTDEELRAISDPAPNVLDRLVSRSQLEVASAELDRCSPKAREVFELVYADEAITHAEAAKRVGLSVQRVRQTLCEVRARLRAALADKPVDTNFSRATEVSDD